In a single window of the Desulfovibrio sp. ZJ209 genome:
- a CDS encoding AAA family ATPase, translating to MISYDDVLKIAKTQIKKWYDYHAMQEVTLIRDVLGRIAVLISHFALSSDNSLEILKNDMKNALGHYFTGIVYHKEKINQTDVEKEIIKKIEILRNIVDRDQNCTWYMLERTIAKKAWLDQPGDKQPIWDYEDANSLNKPRVISYYSFKGGMGRTTALVASALLLAKARYNVLIIDTDVEAPGLANIFFDDSSINNGTVDYFVEYQASNSYAPDMLAYILEVTDESVVEETDGKIFLIPAGQTNDFYLSKLARIDYQDIVEDGMRKAVVRLIEQAVDFLQEKGIKMDYILMDARAGFHDLGGVITFQIPHGIVLVGRDTRQSWQGLNKAIALAATTQKEPIPFVIVDNMCEEYTEKSKKGLESFKSHSYASCCDFYYLESEAQPGPEAKNVPHSPVYVPYSPVLKEEIFLFSDGSQEKTEQVTSIKNVLCNEHYQELVERIHSWFENNQVEGGEQNG from the coding sequence ATGATTAGCTATGATGATGTGTTAAAAATCGCAAAAACTCAAATTAAGAAGTGGTATGACTATCACGCAATGCAAGAAGTAACCCTAATCAGAGATGTATTGGGGCGCATTGCGGTACTAATTTCACATTTTGCTTTATCTTCTGATAATTCATTAGAAATATTAAAAAATGACATGAAAAATGCTTTAGGACATTACTTCACTGGGATAGTTTATCATAAAGAAAAAATTAACCAAACGGATGTTGAGAAGGAAATTATTAAGAAGATAGAGATTCTTCGAAACATTGTGGATAGGGATCAAAATTGTACATGGTACATGTTAGAACGGACGATTGCTAAAAAGGCATGGTTGGATCAACCAGGAGACAAACAGCCTATATGGGATTATGAAGACGCAAACTCATTAAATAAACCTAGGGTTATATCCTACTATTCTTTCAAGGGTGGAATGGGACGAACAACGGCACTGGTAGCGTCTGCACTTCTGCTTGCCAAAGCCAGGTATAATGTACTAATTATCGATACAGATGTTGAAGCTCCTGGTCTAGCAAATATTTTCTTTGACGATAGCTCTATCAATAACGGTACTGTGGACTACTTTGTAGAATATCAAGCAAGTAATTCTTATGCACCTGATATGTTAGCATATATACTGGAAGTTACTGATGAATCAGTAGTAGAAGAAACCGACGGAAAAATTTTTCTTATTCCAGCTGGTCAAACTAATGATTTCTATTTATCTAAACTAGCACGAATTGACTATCAAGATATTGTTGAAGATGGAATGCGGAAAGCAGTTGTTAGACTCATAGAACAAGCTGTTGATTTTTTACAAGAAAAAGGAATAAAAATGGATTATATCCTCATGGATGCAAGAGCTGGATTCCATGACTTGGGAGGGGTTATCACTTTTCAAATACCACATGGGATCGTACTGGTTGGTCGAGATACTCGTCAATCATGGCAAGGTCTCAATAAAGCCATTGCACTTGCAGCTACAACACAGAAGGAACCTATTCCTTTCGTCATCGTTGACAATATGTGTGAAGAATATACGGAAAAATCAAAAAAAGGACTAGAGTCATTTAAATCGCACTCATATGCATCATGTTGTGATTTTTATTATCTGGAATCTGAAGCTCAACCAGGGCCAGAAGCAAAAAATGTTCCGCATAGCCCTGTCTATGTACCGTATTCACCTGTTTTGAAGGAAGAGATATTTCTTTTTAGTGATGGATCGCAAGAGAAAACAGAACAAGTTACAAGCATCAAAAATGTTCTATGCAACGAACATTATCAAGAACTCGTTGAACGCATCCATTCTTGGTTCGAGAATAATCAAGTGGAAGGTGGAGAGCAAAATGGATAG
- a CDS encoding site-specific DNA-methyltransferase, whose product MSHLLKEFRGKVDLVYIDPPFDSKADYKKIITMKGKSGASDLSSFEEKQYTDIWTNDEYLQFLYERVILLRELLSEQGSIYLHCDNKRNHFIKMILDEVFGNFRSQISWKKTSAHSDSKVYGDILDTILFYTKSNNYIFNNLTIGYDEWYKKRYFRYVDSDGRNFKSGDLSANGLKGGGYHYNWKGIDGYWRCPMSTMEKLDKENRIFYTKNNIPRLKQYLDESEGIALQNLWDDIQPVVSWSDEQTNYPTQKPEILLERIILSSTNPGSLVLDCFMGSGTTQAVAMKLARRFIGADINLGAIQTTTKRLNRIIDELKEQGQLSLPGTNKKLYLNFEVYNVNHYDVFRNPVQARELLLQALEVEPLESTDVFDGMKDGYKVKIMPVNRIATRADLNPILSGINYREMDKRMEASPGSPAERIMLVCMGHEPDLAASLKMDIGDQYRVDVQVVDILRDRKDLAFKYDSEADIAVENGELVIRQFYPRNLLQKLSMLDENVEDWRQLVETVAIDWNYNGEVLQPAVYDNPGKNELVQGRYKVPGDQGRIRVKITDLLSESLETTLEAD is encoded by the coding sequence ATGAGTCATTTGCTCAAGGAGTTCCGGGGCAAGGTGGACTTGGTATATATTGACCCGCCGTTTGACTCAAAGGCCGATTATAAAAAAATAATTACAATGAAAGGAAAAAGTGGTGCATCAGATTTATCGTCCTTTGAAGAAAAACAATATACGGATATATGGACAAACGATGAGTATCTACAATTTTTATATGAAAGAGTAATATTGCTTAGAGAATTACTTTCCGAACAAGGTTCAATTTATCTACACTGCGATAATAAGAGAAATCATTTTATAAAAATGATTCTTGATGAAGTTTTTGGAAATTTTAGAAGTCAAATTTCTTGGAAAAAAACTTCTGCACATAGCGATTCAAAGGTGTATGGGGACATTTTAGATACAATTTTATTTTATACAAAATCAAATAATTATATATTTAATAATTTAACTATTGGCTATGATGAGTGGTATAAAAAACGGTATTTTCGGTATGTTGATTCGGATGGTAGAAATTTTAAATCAGGTGATTTGTCTGCGAATGGTCTAAAAGGTGGAGGTTATCATTATAATTGGAAAGGCATTGACGGATATTGGAGATGTCCAATGTCCACTATGGAAAAATTGGATAAAGAGAACAGGATTTTTTACACAAAAAATAATATTCCTAGGCTTAAGCAATATTTAGATGAGAGTGAAGGTATTGCATTACAAAATTTATGGGATGATATTCAACCTGTAGTATCGTGGTCTGATGAACAAACAAACTATCCCACGCAAAAGCCTGAAATCCTATTAGAAAGAATTATTCTGTCCTCCACTAACCCCGGCTCTCTGGTTCTCGACTGCTTCATGGGTTCCGGTACCACGCAAGCCGTGGCCATGAAGCTCGCGAGGCGTTTTATCGGGGCGGACATCAACCTCGGAGCCATCCAGACCACCACCAAGCGGCTGAACCGCATCATTGACGAATTGAAGGAGCAGGGGCAGCTTTCCCTGCCCGGAACCAACAAAAAACTCTATCTGAATTTTGAAGTGTACAACGTCAATCACTACGACGTGTTCCGCAACCCCGTACAGGCGCGGGAATTGCTGCTCCAGGCGCTGGAGGTGGAGCCGCTGGAGTCCACGGACGTGTTTGACGGCATGAAGGACGGCTACAAGGTCAAGATCATGCCGGTCAACCGCATCGCCACGCGGGCCGACCTCAACCCTATCCTGAGCGGCATCAATTACCGGGAAATGGACAAGCGCATGGAAGCCTCGCCGGGCAGCCCGGCCGAGCGCATCATGCTTGTCTGCATGGGGCACGAGCCTGACCTTGCCGCCAGCCTCAAGATGGACATCGGCGACCAGTATCGGGTGGACGTGCAGGTGGTGGACATCCTGCGCGACCGCAAGGACTTGGCCTTCAAGTACGATTCAGAAGCCGACATCGCCGTGGAGAACGGCGAGCTGGTCATCAGGCAATTCTATCCCCGCAATCTGCTGCAAAAGCTCTCCATGCTGGACGAAAACGTGGAGGACTGGCGGCAGCTCGTGGAGACCGTGGCCATTGACTGGAACTATAACGGCGAGGTGCTCCAGCCTGCGGTCTATGACAATCCCGGCAAGAACGAGCTGGTTCAGGGGCGCTACAAAGTGCCCGGCGACCAAGGGCGCATCCGGGTGAAAATCACCGACCTGCTCTCCGAAAGCCTGGAGACCACGCTGGAGGCGGACTAA
- a CDS encoding DEAD/DEAH box helicase family protein, protein MAGRRKKQADLHVDLNATFYHELFRFYRHNKGSIRSHYRGLTREILDYNDPDRPRPGQFLRRPQFEALEIYVFLKEFLELRPVHDIFADWYKRRKGFENRGDVLGMGTQGTLHESLAFNDEAYAAVFKRMKAARQDYPNYIFALTMGVGKTLLMATCIFYDFVLARKFPDDKIYCHNALIFAPDKTVLQSLREIESFDFAKVLPPKHANWLQANLKLQYLDEAGATLNVINNSDYNLVVSNTQKILLKRKNKVPSSAERLYLPDVEPRSADAKSVYDDISDLYGFDSPEDEVDLTINQRFLKLRQLPKLGVFVDEAHHAFGDALKKDLLEPQKETSLRFTINTLARGIKRMGSSMVACYNFTGTPYVKNELLPEVVYSYSLKDAINNGYLKSLRLHKFANTRDREFVRAVVGDFLERFDGRTLEGMQPKLVFFSPTIADATGNLRPLLEEELARRDIPVSQLLVNVGDPKVTSNDDIRAFNELDSVGSEKRFLILVNKGKEGWNCRSLCGVAMFRQPKSKIFVLQASMRCLRSIGDRQEEGQVYLTAENAQILNDELQQNFRLTTDDLLPPKKDSKRYEVRVLKKKRISLTRVRHLYDCKEKEPAAPVSFGVEDWDVERYRILHTEEKMLQPGAKRTQEEATDISHIKEQRTWSAYTLVAEIARYLCASPLKIEALLRQSEEGLDALVAKVNEFNELIYDEIIPRLFDALYEVTNYDKQEHVEVELVHDPAGGFFEVHGDPQKTQLFREWQADAKKGALAGKSFHLDTYCFDSMPEQDFFLNVIRQDDIKEVYFTGMLTHGQSDFHLNYIDPETHTVRNYYPDFLILTKDGEWLVVEVKAKNMMDDPDVRAKQEFAETMLKASRIKYHMIPHTEAAGWKQPTEGAKKGTPMRLPGHA, encoded by the coding sequence ATGGCCGGAAGAAGGAAGAAGCAGGCCGACCTCCATGTGGACCTCAACGCCACCTTTTACCATGAGCTGTTCCGCTTTTATCGCCACAACAAGGGCAGCATCCGTTCGCACTATCGCGGCCTGACGCGGGAAATTCTGGACTACAACGACCCGGACAGGCCCCGGCCCGGCCAGTTCCTTCGGCGTCCGCAGTTCGAGGCGCTGGAAATCTATGTTTTTCTCAAGGAGTTCCTTGAGCTGCGCCCGGTGCATGACATCTTTGCGGACTGGTACAAGCGGCGCAAGGGCTTTGAAAATCGCGGCGACGTGCTTGGCATGGGCACACAGGGCACGCTCCATGAATCGCTTGCCTTCAACGACGAAGCCTATGCTGCCGTGTTCAAGCGTATGAAGGCCGCACGGCAGGACTACCCGAACTATATCTTCGCGTTGACAATGGGGGTGGGCAAGACCCTGCTCATGGCCACCTGCATTTTCTATGACTTCGTGCTGGCCCGGAAGTTCCCTGACGACAAGATTTACTGTCACAACGCCCTGATATTCGCGCCGGACAAGACCGTGCTGCAATCCCTGCGCGAAATCGAGAGCTTCGACTTCGCCAAGGTGCTGCCCCCGAAGCACGCCAACTGGCTTCAGGCGAACCTCAAGCTGCAATATCTGGACGAGGCCGGGGCCACACTCAACGTCATCAATAATTCCGATTACAACCTTGTCGTCTCCAATACGCAAAAAATTCTGCTCAAGCGCAAGAACAAGGTGCCCAGCAGCGCCGAGCGGCTCTACCTGCCCGACGTGGAGCCCCGGAGCGCTGACGCCAAGTCGGTCTATGATGATATTTCCGACCTCTACGGCTTCGACTCCCCGGAGGACGAGGTTGACCTGACCATCAACCAGCGCTTTCTCAAGCTGCGCCAGCTCCCGAAACTGGGCGTCTTTGTGGACGAGGCTCACCATGCCTTCGGGGACGCGCTGAAAAAAGACCTGCTGGAGCCGCAGAAGGAAACCTCCCTGCGCTTCACTATCAATACGCTGGCCAGGGGCATCAAGCGCATGGGCAGCTCGATGGTGGCCTGCTACAACTTCACGGGCACGCCCTATGTGAAGAACGAGCTGCTGCCCGAAGTGGTGTATTCCTACAGCCTCAAGGACGCCATCAACAACGGCTACCTCAAGAGTCTGCGGCTGCATAAATTCGCCAACACGCGCGACAGGGAATTTGTGCGCGCCGTTGTGGGCGACTTCCTTGAGCGCTTTGACGGGCGCACCCTCGAAGGGATGCAGCCCAAGCTGGTGTTCTTTTCGCCCACCATCGCGGACGCCACCGGCAACCTGCGCCCCCTTCTGGAGGAGGAACTGGCCCGGCGCGACATCCCGGTCTCGCAGCTCCTTGTCAACGTGGGCGACCCGAAAGTCACCAGCAATGACGACATCAGGGCTTTCAACGAACTGGACAGCGTGGGCTCGGAAAAGCGCTTCCTCATTCTGGTGAACAAAGGCAAGGAGGGCTGGAACTGCCGCTCGCTGTGCGGCGTGGCCATGTTCCGTCAGCCCAAGTCGAAGATTTTTGTGCTTCAGGCTTCCATGCGCTGCCTGCGCTCCATCGGGGACAGGCAGGAGGAGGGGCAGGTCTATCTCACAGCGGAGAACGCACAGATACTCAACGACGAATTGCAGCAGAACTTCCGCCTGACCACTGACGACCTGCTGCCACCGAAGAAGGACAGCAAGCGATACGAGGTGCGCGTCCTCAAGAAGAAGCGCATCTCCCTGACGCGCGTGCGCCACCTCTATGACTGCAAGGAAAAGGAGCCTGCCGCTCCGGTGAGCTTTGGCGTGGAAGACTGGGACGTGGAGCGCTACCGCATCCTCCACACCGAGGAGAAGATGCTCCAGCCGGGCGCGAAAAGGACGCAGGAAGAGGCTACCGACATCAGCCATATCAAGGAACAGCGCACCTGGAGCGCCTATACGCTTGTGGCCGAGATTGCCCGCTATCTATGCGCTTCGCCGCTGAAAATCGAGGCGCTGCTGCGGCAGAGCGAGGAAGGGCTGGACGCCTTGGTTGCCAAGGTCAACGAGTTCAACGAGCTGATTTATGACGAGATAATCCCCCGGCTGTTTGACGCGCTCTACGAGGTCACGAATTACGATAAGCAGGAGCATGTGGAGGTGGAACTTGTCCACGACCCGGCGGGCGGCTTCTTTGAGGTACACGGCGACCCGCAAAAGACGCAGCTTTTCAGGGAGTGGCAGGCCGATGCCAAGAAGGGCGCACTGGCCGGAAAGAGCTTCCACCTGGATACCTACTGCTTCGACTCCATGCCGGAGCAGGATTTTTTCCTGAACGTCATCCGGCAGGACGACATCAAGGAGGTCTATTTCACGGGTATGCTCACCCACGGCCAGTCGGACTTCCACCTCAACTACATCGACCCGGAAACCCATACCGTGCGGAACTACTACCCGGATTTCCTCATCCTCACGAAGGACGGCGAGTGGCTGGTGGTGGAGGTGAAGGCCAAGAACATGATGGACGACCCGGACGTGCGGGCCAAGCAGGAATTTGCGGAGACCATGCTCAAGGCGAGCCGGATAAAATACCACATGATTCCGCACACCGAGGCTGCGGGGTGGAAGCAGCCGACTGAAGGCGCGAAGAAGGGAACGCCCATGAGGCTCCCTGGACACGCTTGA
- the umuD gene encoding translesion error-prone DNA polymerase V autoproteolytic subunit, with translation MIEKSPLTILGLADASEANKATNPLYLSPVSAGFPSAAEDYIDGQINLHELIVRNPASTFFLRTSGDSMLGVGIHDGDLLVVDRSLEASHNRVVIAALDGELLVKKLCRKGGRVLLKSANEGYPDFEVTELEHVHIWGVVSHVVHKL, from the coding sequence ATGATAGAAAAAAGCCCTTTGACCATTCTCGGGCTGGCCGATGCCAGTGAGGCGAACAAGGCCACCAACCCGCTCTATCTCTCGCCGGTGAGCGCGGGCTTTCCGTCCGCCGCCGAGGATTACATCGATGGGCAAATCAACCTGCACGAGCTCATCGTCCGCAACCCGGCGTCAACTTTTTTTCTGAGGACCTCGGGTGACTCGATGTTGGGCGTGGGCATCCATGACGGCGACCTCCTCGTCGTTGACCGCTCCCTTGAGGCATCTCACAACCGCGTCGTCATCGCCGCACTCGACGGAGAGCTGCTGGTCAAGAAGTTGTGCAGGAAAGGGGGCCGTGTCCTGCTGAAATCGGCCAATGAGGGCTATCCCGACTTTGAAGTCACCGAGCTTGAGCATGTCCACATTTGGGGCGTCGTGAGCCATGTCGTCCATAAGCTCTGA
- a CDS encoding AAA family ATPase encodes MNTATIETRRGYNLVQFQHFKTKWENPRPLVLSKGGIPLTTDDNFSPALQEVLGLGNTTYIHGLEGPHLVGMFEALMDREACALYHYGTERDAIKRFTQVEDFYYCKLDRTGTLRWRMWGKQEVSGHWVDLISYVFNLPAMDALATLAEMLRTNIENLQHPTNGNSRDGSAAFRHLTVDVPELLSLTQFSSGHKSVELVYRHDIHDHSGEVCGSFLEYTVDGKKFCLPATVRNDVLSVGNHPPRACFLNEDILGRYPASTILFFQDARSALSMEKRLGQIQGYDPTHFIVTAHLGDDLKIFPWSYFWGHDVIFIPAASKGDMARVKLYKDFITGGGANSFRAFPGFLLHSAPGAALEQAKENLTSHEAALLRDTMFIDDIEMPLRAVRQIIEKAISFEGFIKWGQDLEIFRKPKESVTLFSTHECPGLPPADPSEIPPAPLKLEEVVLHHFIRPGSNVLILGAKNAGKTLFALSVCQALCQKSVLCSLFHNRSKVPGKVAYIDAETPLDEFQANLKRYQLKNDDGFLALSKFGERPQGLPNSFSLINPEFREGLRNHLLKKHCRYIVLDNLTALMGNNVDYGSPAQEVIDWIEQLQIDNICAVLIHHKTDTDTESTHYKGRGSRIFNIRARNVIELIGRDEILNNRASETIKAAVLQDGMTIGIRFKTCKAAGVLDGKTFYAHLPFGAAHWQFLEAYGLDGKEIEISGADEGSALTETQQPDTEESSLNDMLKTLSPDHHRVVEILKDGSATREDIQKQLKLGESKTQRILGELVEMKIATRHGASSSTYYALNTVK; translated from the coding sequence ATGAACACAGCAACGATTGAAACAAGGCGGGGTTATAACCTCGTCCAATTCCAACACTTCAAGACAAAGTGGGAGAATCCCCGACCGTTGGTTTTATCCAAGGGCGGCATTCCACTCACCACAGATGACAACTTTTCACCGGCACTCCAAGAAGTCCTTGGCCTTGGAAATACCACTTATATCCACGGTCTTGAGGGGCCCCACTTGGTGGGAATGTTCGAGGCGCTGATGGATCGCGAGGCGTGTGCCCTGTATCACTACGGCACTGAACGTGACGCAATCAAAAGGTTCACTCAGGTTGAGGACTTCTACTACTGTAAACTCGACAGGACCGGGACGCTGCGGTGGCGCATGTGGGGCAAGCAAGAAGTGAGCGGCCATTGGGTGGACTTGATTAGCTACGTCTTCAATCTGCCCGCTATGGACGCGCTGGCAACCTTGGCGGAGATGCTGCGGACGAATATCGAAAATCTACAACACCCGACAAATGGAAATAGTCGGGACGGTAGCGCCGCCTTTCGGCACTTGACGGTGGACGTGCCTGAGCTCCTTTCTTTGACACAATTTAGCTCTGGGCATAAGAGCGTGGAATTAGTGTATCGCCACGACATCCACGACCACTCGGGGGAGGTGTGTGGCTCCTTCCTCGAATATACGGTTGACGGAAAAAAGTTCTGCCTGCCTGCAACCGTCCGCAATGATGTGTTATCAGTGGGAAATCATCCGCCACGGGCCTGCTTTCTGAATGAAGACATCCTTGGGCGCTACCCCGCAAGCACCATCCTTTTTTTCCAAGATGCGCGCTCTGCGTTGTCCATGGAAAAGCGCCTGGGCCAGATTCAAGGCTATGACCCCACTCACTTTATCGTGACCGCCCATCTGGGAGACGACCTCAAAATCTTCCCTTGGAGTTACTTCTGGGGCCATGACGTGATCTTCATCCCCGCCGCCAGCAAGGGTGATATGGCTCGGGTCAAGCTATACAAGGATTTTATTACCGGGGGGGGTGCCAACAGCTTCCGTGCCTTCCCGGGCTTCTTGCTCCATAGCGCGCCCGGGGCAGCGTTGGAACAGGCAAAAGAGAACCTGACTTCGCACGAAGCCGCCCTGTTGCGCGACACGATGTTCATCGATGACATAGAGATGCCTTTGCGTGCGGTGCGGCAAATTATCGAAAAGGCGATCTCGTTTGAGGGCTTCATTAAGTGGGGACAAGATTTGGAGATCTTCAGGAAACCAAAAGAATCGGTGACCTTGTTCTCAACTCATGAGTGCCCAGGCTTACCGCCGGCTGACCCCTCGGAGATTCCCCCAGCCCCTCTGAAACTGGAAGAGGTGGTGCTTCACCACTTCATCCGCCCGGGCTCCAACGTGCTGATTCTTGGCGCCAAAAATGCAGGAAAAACCCTGTTTGCGCTCTCCGTATGTCAAGCGCTCTGCCAAAAGAGTGTCCTGTGCTCTCTGTTCCACAACAGGTCCAAAGTGCCAGGTAAGGTTGCTTACATCGATGCAGAAACCCCGTTGGACGAATTTCAAGCAAACCTCAAGCGGTACCAGCTCAAAAACGACGACGGGTTCTTAGCTTTGAGCAAGTTTGGCGAAAGACCACAAGGATTACCCAACAGTTTCTCGCTCATCAACCCAGAATTTCGGGAGGGGCTACGAAATCATCTACTGAAAAAGCACTGCCGCTACATCGTTCTCGACAACTTGACTGCACTCATGGGTAACAACGTGGATTATGGTTCTCCGGCTCAAGAAGTGATCGATTGGATTGAACAACTGCAAATAGACAATATTTGTGCTGTTCTTATTCATCACAAGACGGATACAGATACGGAATCAACCCATTACAAGGGACGTGGAAGCCGGATATTCAATATCCGCGCCAGGAATGTCATAGAACTCATCGGCAGGGATGAAATCCTGAACAACCGTGCTAGTGAAACAATTAAAGCCGCCGTCCTCCAAGATGGCATGACCATCGGAATACGGTTCAAAACGTGTAAGGCCGCAGGGGTACTCGACGGTAAGACCTTCTACGCCCATCTACCCTTTGGCGCTGCACACTGGCAGTTTCTGGAGGCCTACGGACTTGACGGCAAAGAAATCGAGATTTCTGGAGCGGACGAGGGTAGCGCCCTCACAGAAACCCAGCAACCCGATACGGAAGAATCCTCTCTCAACGACATGCTGAAGACCCTATCCCCTGACCATCACCGCGTGGTGGAAATCCTCAAGGACGGCTCTGCGACACGTGAAGACATACAAAAACAGCTGAAGCTGGGTGAAAGCAAGACTCAGCGCATCTTAGGCGAACTCGTGGAAATGAAGATAGCCACGAGGCATGGGGCGAGCAGCAGCACCTACTACGCCTTGAACACCGTGAAATAG